From Branchiostoma lanceolatum isolate klBraLanc5 chromosome 16, klBraLanc5.hap2, whole genome shotgun sequence:
aggttgggggtaggtcgggagcagtcgattttgactcccaaacacaccctgaccactacagatttactcccaaccaccagccaacccattccagacctcccatTCACAGCTGtatcttttgaaaatttcaaaatcagcagccaaacaccagccaaccacacaagacaaattagctcctgaaccactcccaaccatggtcgggggaaggtcacgaggccatgttcggctatgtgtagcCAGGGCTTAACTCAaatgacatgtatgatgtatgttCTTATTTTGTTTGGAAGCTTTGACACTGGTAGTAGCTATGATTCAAATGTGAATGGAAAGTTGTGAGGATTGTTGGATTGTAACTAAATTATTTGAATACAAGTTATGATATGATGTCCAGGCGTCTTAAGGCACAATATCATATTAGTATCAGTTTCTTTGACAACTGTCTTTACAATAGAGGACTAGTGATTGCACACTTGTTTCTACAAAATGATAAAGTTCTGTCCAGTTCTAGCAAACCTATCTTGGCAAGAGATTTACGCAATCAGAAATTGCAGACTTTAATAACGCATTTCTAATCCATGCTGGTTTGCGGCTTTCCCGGTCCCTTGGACAAAATCAGAGATGGTACACTCAACAAGTAAAAGTCGGTGCTGAACCCAATGCAAATCACATTATTTGTCCCAAGATGCTGAAACAGAAACTAAGATAGAATCACAGTTTATGTGcaacaaacaagcaagaaaTTTTCATTCAGGCAAAACAGCCAATTGTTTTATTAGAcgatttgtattgaattttacaGTGCAAGAGTTTTGATTACAATTATTGTGCGACAATTCTGAAAGATTTACGAAGTCTATTCTACACTGTGCAAAACAGTAAAATACACCAAACGAATAAATTGTTTCTGACACAATTAATTATATCTATATGAATGAATCACATTAACTGTACAACAGTTGGTGCAACGTGCAAAGTATTACAACCCTAGTCACCAAGtattttgaaacagttctgaATGACTAATAAGTATATTATACATACAGAATATAAGAAAGCAAGGTGCATCTGATGATTCAATCGTTTCTAACAGAAttaactatatacatatatatatataagtacatTTGAATCAATGAAATTTACTGTACAATAGTTGGTGCAACGAACATAGCCTTGCAAGTTTGGGCAACAGCTCTAATAgttatattttgtaacagttctAAATGACTTCGAAAGTGTATTCTACATACAATGTGCAAGAAAATGGAATACATTCAAAGTTGAAGAGGGTTATCAAGACTGTCTAACATTAAGGTATGACCGAAGCGATCAGGCACTATAAACGTGAAAGACATCGATTATGAAACTTCAACATCAAGAACTGTTAACCAACTTATCAACTTTTACAATGTGGAATGAAGTTTTACTCCAATGAAGTCCCAGCCGGGTCCatcaattttctttcctttcattTTAGCAAATGCCAAAAGTTCCAATTTTGCAGTAATTCAAGAGCTCACAATCTCTCTTTAACAGCTCGTTATGACCATTCAATTCGTCTGGCATCAAACTGAAGTGGCTTCATACATAACCTGGTCTGCGGGCTTCTCATCACTTCTGTATTGTGAATGATTGACGTTGGCTGCATTCCTCACTTCATAGTAACGACAATCTCCCAGGTAATCAAAGGAGAGGCAAAACGCATCATGCGTCAACATGAGCCTTGGTGACACGGCTTTATTgcctaaaaaaattgaaatatttgaagaCTTCGTTTTCAGTGGCTTATCTGATGTAGGTGTGACGTACTTTAAAGGTAGAGAGAAAAGGCCTTCTTGATAAGAATCTACCATTGGTAAGGCCAGCGCAACTAAATATTGTTCACATTCATTGAAGTATAGGCCACATAGTAGGTTTTATGCGTTAGCAGACAAGATTCAGTAATCAGAGATGTTTTGTGACATTTAGTCACACATTTACTTTGACATGCAATGATGCCAATTCAAGCACTGCAATAAAGGGCCGAACATGGTCAGGTACAATTGGAACATtttgcaatacatgtatgtaacatctGTTGACTCGATAGTAAGATATATGTAGGTAAATGTTACATTTAATGTATAATTGACAATGCCTTAATCTTATTGCATGGTGTAAAAACTTGAATCGAAGATTGTCCTGGCCAAACATCACAGTCGCAAACTGAATCGCCTTCCTTTTTGTAGCTTGATTCGTTGACTAAATGAGATTGATAGATCGTAACGGTTATTCTTAAAAGCCATCTTCCTTCATTTAAGGTTGCTTTTTGAACTACGCGTATGTTTGTATCAATTGCCTGCAGTCGTTTTCCAATACCGCTTCATCAAAAATAAGATGCCAAACATTCGTTCCTAATGTGGCCGACAGAAACTGGTTATGAAGTTGAGCATGCTGTCCCACATATGCTTGTAACCCCTGCGAATGTTTTTGTTCATTGCGCCGTAAACGATCGGGTTCAGGGCGCCGTTTAGTGAACCCAGAAGCTGGCCTACAGTAAAGGCTTCAGCTGGAACTTTACTCGAGAAAATCACCATTATCGTAATGGGCATACAACATAGCGTGTACACAGCAAACAgtgtcatcatcattttggtgATCTGCCTTTCAGCAGCACTAGTAGAGGTACTGTTTTGTGAACTGTCGATTGGGACAGCGTGCTGCTGTTGTTCATTTTTGCGTGACTGATCTGACACTGGAGTGACAGTTAGGGCGATGCCTTTATCTAGCTCATTGCGGTCACTTGATAAGGATTCTTTGccctcttgttgttgtttacctgagCCTGATGCTGTAGCGACTAAGATCATAGTACCTTTCGGTTTACCTGGCTCTATGCGGATATTGCCTTTCTGGCCGTCATCTGAAGAGGAAGAGTTTTTATCCCCCACCCACTCTACACCCTCCAGCTTTCTTAAAGGCTTTGTCAAGTCGACGATTTCTGTGCTCATGGAATGGTAGGAGCTCGTGCTCATGGAACTCGAAGGTTTAGGAACACCACCTTGCCTTCGCGAGTACTGCACTGCCAAATGAGTCTGCGTAGAGGGGCCCGGTGCGATAGCTTGGACACGTTTTTTGCTCTTCCTCACGTGGTTTTGGATGAGGATGTAAAAGACGAGGGCAGCAATGTACGTTAGGATGAAATTCAAAACGACCGGTGGAATTTTTGCCAAGCGATTGTCAGAATTTCCCATCACACAGCGTTTTAGTTTCGGATCTACTATTACTTCTTCAATGGTGTACAGAGGCAAGAATGAGACAATGGGAACCAACCATGTGAGCAAGAGCATGATGACTAGAACACGTGCGGACTTCAAACGTGCACTGTAGGTACAGACTATAAAGTAACGCTGAAGAGCGATACACAACATGTGGCTTAACGATATCCCCCATAGTGCTGCACCTGCGTATGCTGCAAGCCAACACCAAGCTGCTGGAGGCTCCCAATGGGGGTGTAGGATCTGCTGGATCCAAAGCGGGGAGTACAAGGTGACGAAGAGGATATCTACACAGCTGAGGCTGGCCAGAGGCACGTTGACCAGTTTCCGCAGGGCCGGGCGTGTGCAGATGGCGAGTATGGTGAGGAGGCCGCCGACAACGGTCAACGTGATGATGACTGTGGGTCACAACGTGTAGTTTTTAACACCAAAAGATTGCAAAACAGGATATTTCATGCTTCTTTCTTCACAGACAAAGAAATCATGGTATTTTGCTGATCAGTACTTCAAGCTACCAATGTAGAGTTCAAAGGAAAAGATCCATTTGTTCCTTACATGCTATATCTTGAACAGCTTTATATTTAATTCCTCTAGTTTGCCTTGTGATTTTCCTGACGTTTTCTTTCCTATagaaagaaatttgaaaaaaaaaacgagaaaaaaTGTGATACAAAGAACATAAACTTACCTCCGTTTGAGACAACGATGAAGTACTCCCCGggagttgccatggcgacgattgatTCTCAAGGACCTTCCACCGTCCGTCGCTGGCAAAACAACCCTGTATGACGGGTCACGAAGGGTATTGATTATGATTGCCAgttacttagtatatatatataataatgttTATATCTTAACTTCCGACGTACCCGTcttcaacctacctgttttaaggtagtGTTTACCTGTGATTTTTAGAATGCATTTATTGTTGAATAGGAACGAGTATATTATCTTTGTAACCGATAGATTGCCTAACGTCActagtttttaaaaataatgtgaaaagtacgcaattcagcctatggctgcgaggtaCTTCATATTTTCCGAtcacaatgatcaaataaaaccatttattAATTCATGACGCCAGGCAACAAAACAGTAGCTTTAGTAGCAACCTAAAAatcagaagaaaaaacacacacgATATTTTTATATATGGTATTGAATACCCGGTAATCCGCCTCATGGTATAACACACTAGatttgtactgttcagtacaatcCGCATATTCGAGTATATTCATACACTCCTCAAAATAATAGCTATGTATATCATGTATCTTCATTCCAAGCTACATAATCTTTTCTGCAAAGTGGCAAAGATTACTGTCTGTATTTTTCTCATCTGTGGCACATTCAAAATCATCTCCACATGAAATTCCAGAAAACAGTCGCTATCACCATATATTCCTTACATGGAAAGAACAGAGCAGAAGAAGATATAACCACAGATGATGAGCTACCCACCTGTCACAGTGCTGCAGACTGTCGGATCGAAACAGAATGAAAGTCTCAGGAACGCTGGAAAGAGCTGTCAGCAGAAGCGCTCCGTCGGCAAAGAGGGCGATCTTGTAGAAGACCAGAAATTATATATACTGCAGATCGAAGACTGTTTACCAATTACGAACTCATTGTCCCTACAACACAAACCACCTTGATGAACATCTCCCAAACACCGTCACCAGTCAACTGGAATGTTCTGCCAACGGAAGCCAGAGACAATCGCTCTGCATCATCCAGATGACTACAGTATGATTATGATACAGCATTGTTTGATAACGATGTATAGATGATGACTCGATCAATGGACTTTAATTTTGCTTTAGTGATACTCCCGCCTTGTCCAGGGTGCTTTTGAATAACACCTGGGATACAACTTTATAAATGCAACCCTGTCTCTTCCGTCcctttgtgaaaaaaagacacGGTAGCTAGAGTCTGGGATGGATACCTGCCTTTAACATTTGACAGCAAATATTCTCTCTTGTACCTTTCTCCCAGGACCCTGGGCAATACTCCTGGACGATGACAGAGATATCCTAAGCCCCAAGTCTAAATGCCTGAATAAATCGCATTATACACTTTAAAGTGCTTTTTGAACTGAAAAAAGAATGGAGTTACTTTTGGGTGATGTATTGGCCTTTATCTTATACATTGCAGTCATAACCTTTTCGTTCCTCATCATGATAACTTGACAAAGATGCATATGATGAGCCCTTTTGTTGGTCACAACTTAGCTTTGGTTAGGAACGCACTTTCAAATGGGATGTAAAGCcgaaggtcccgtgtttgaggagagccacaccacgagcatgttaaagatccgaccacacttatcgaaaaaacCTTCCTGATATGAGTGGAACAAACCTCACAGCGAACACTGTACACAAGTGGTGCGTTGCAACTAAAAGGGGGCTTAGCTgttatgcaaaacaacaaaaatgttcatTTATTCAGGCATACAccagagtcaaatgtttgagacGATTTATGTTGTTTGAATAAATCAAATTTACTGTGCAAGACTTGGCACAAGGTACAAGTTTGACAACaattttgtaacaatctaaatGACTTACAAAGTAAATTCCACatacaaaacaacaagaaagtAAAGTACATCTTACGAGACAATTTTTACTGGTACAATTGATGATATCTAAGAATATTAATGAACATTTCGATGCAAAGGTTTGCACGCGGTACAACTTTTGACCAGTATTTTATAACAACCTAATTACTTACTAAGTGTATCCTACTGTACAATGTGCAAGAAAGTAAATGAAATCCAAGGGATTTAAATATCTAACAAGACTGTCTAAAGTAAGGTATGACCAAAGCGGTCAGGTACTACAAACATGAAAGACATCGATTAGAAAAATTCAACACCAAGCTCTGTGAACCAACGTACTAACTTTTACAATGCGGAAAGAAGTTTTTCTCCAACGAAGTCCCAGCCGAGCCCatcacttttctttcctttcattTTAGTAAATGCCCAAAGCTCCAATTTTGCAGTAACTCAAGATCTCACAATCTCTCTTTAACAGCTCGTTATGACCATTCTATTTAATTCTGTAACTGATAGATGTGTTATTTGTATCCAGCTATCTTCGTTCCCTTTATGTTCATTTTTGACCTACACATACGTTTATGTAGATTTCTCACATCTTAACGTTTCACCAAAATATATGATGCAAAAAATTAGTTCCTAATGAGGCCGACAGAAACTGGCTATGAACTGGAGGACACGGTCCCAGATATGCTTGTACCCCCGGCGAATGTTTTTGTTCATCATGCCGTATACGATCGGGTTCAGGGCTCCGTTTAGCGTGGCCAGTATCTGGCCTACAGTGAAGGCTTCGGCTGGAACTTTACTGGAGAAAATCACCATTATGGTAATGGGCATGCAGCATAGGGTGTACACAGCAAACAgtgtcatcatcattttggtgATCTGTCTTTCAGCAGCGCTCACGGTACTGTTTTGTGAACTGTTGCCTGGTAGGACAACGTGCCGCTGTGGGTTATTCTTGCCTGCCTGATCTGACACTGTAGCGACTGTTAGTCGGATGCCTTTGACCTTGTCTGACTCAATGCGGTCGCTTGATAAGGATTCTTTGCCCTGCTGTTGTTTAGCTGTTCCTGACGCTGTCATTGTGCCCTTGGGTTTACCTGGCTCATTATGGCCATTGCCTTTTCGTTCCTCATTATTTGACAAATACTTTTtgccctgttgttgtttacctgtgCCGGACGCTTTAGCGATCAGGTTCATGGTGCCTTTGGGTTTATCTGGCTCTATGAAGTCATTGCCTTTCTGATCGTCTTCACTAGAGGAGGAATTTTCATCGCCCACCCACTCTACACCCTCCAGGTTTCTTAAAGGCTCTGTCACCCTGGCAGTTGTCGTGCTGGTGGAAGGGGCTGCGCCGCCACCCTCCCCTCGTGAGTACTTCACTGCCAAATGGGTGGAAGGACCCGGTGCGTTATGATTATTAGCTTGGACACGTTTCTTACTCTTCCTCACGTGGTTTTGGATGAGGATGTAAAAGGCGAGGGCTAATATGTAAGTGACGATTACGTTTAACACGACCGCGGGAATCTTTGCCCAGTTTTTGTCAGAATTTGCCATTGCGCACCGTTTCAGTTTCGGGTCCACCTTTACTTCTTCACCGACGTAAAGAGGCAAAAATGAAACGATGGGGACCAACCATGTGAGCGAGAGCACGATGACTAGGGTACGTGTGGACTTCAGACGTGTACTGTTGGTACAGACCATGAAGTAACGCTGAAGAGCGATACACAACATGTGGCTAACTGATACCCCCCACAGCACGGGAGAGGCATAGCCGATAAGCCAGCACAATGCTGCTGGAGGCTCCCAATGGGGGTATAGGATTTGCTGGATCCAAAAGGGGGTATACAAGGTGCTAAACAGGACATTTTAcagtcgatgaaggttagacctcCAAATCATAATACTAATACAGCTGCAGACAAGCTAATGAGTCGATTCGCTCCTGTTGTTAGGGTACAGGAGCTAATAAGCGCTGGGAAGAAGGAACCCAAGTGCGGGAATGTCGACAAGTAGGCCCTATATCCTGttggattgtacattctctcttATATTGCCTATTTCACTCCACATTCGTACCTTGCAGACTAAaaaagagagtagctgatgacttTTTTTAACAAGTCAACgaggtagatgacaacatcaactTCACACAGCAGTCGAGTCATGACAACATTCTCCCCTCCCCTGGCACCAAAGCCATCATAGAGAAGAATGTCAAAACTCAGTTCGAAGTACACAGAAAATTGGCAAAACATAAACTTACCTCCGTTGGTGACGACAATAATGTACTCCCCGgtagttgtcatggcaacgatTGGTTCTCAGCGACTTTCGACCGTCTGTCGATTTCAGCGTTTGCAAAAGGGATGCCGTGGCGGAGCCTTGAAGTCAGGAAAACGGTTTTATTTGTTAAGAAAAGACCATCTGCGTGAAATACTTGTCATCACAGCTAACGTATATATTATATACCCTTAATTCAAACTGCATAATGTATTCTCCAAAACGAACTCTGCAAAATAACACACTATTCaaacattttcttcacatgAGAAATCAGAAACCAGTGGCCTTGTCGTAATCTCTTACAGATTGAAGAAGAAGAGCTAGATAAGAAGTGAtgatgacttaccaacctgtcGCAATGCTGAAAACTGTCGGTTCAAAAGAGAGAGAAATTCGCAGGGACGCTGGAAAGATCTGTCAGTAGAAGCGCTCCGTCGACAGAGTGGGCAATCTTGTAGGAGTCTGGATATCATATATAGTCAGATGAATGTTTACCAATTACGAACTCATTTTCCACACAACACAAACCACCTGAATAATCGTATCCCAAACAACGTTACTACTCACCAGGCATGCTGTACCACCGCACACCAGAGGTGTTCGCTAAAGAACTGTTTATTATGACAGAAGTTTAAACAGGCATTGACTCATAATGAAGTATTGATATGATGAGGCCCCAATGGATTTCGCGGTAGttcaatatttttgtttgtgaacaTTTTACAAACAACAGAAGCTCCTCATCTGGCATGTCCTGTCAACGGACGTCACATTCGATTTTGACAAAAGTGTACACGGACATTGACTGACAATGAGGTATTGATGAAGACTAGGATTTTGCTTTAGTTTGATATATATGTTTTTGAACGTATCCCAAATAACAAAAGTACCTCACCTGGCATGCTCTGCTAACAAATGCCAGAGGAGTTCGCTCTCTCTCTATCATTCTTCTGGAGAGAGTTGATTATAACAACAGTGTATACGGACAATGAATGACTATTGATGAAGACTCAATGGAGTTTTATGTTGCTTTAGCTTTCCATAATTGCTAACTTGGAAAGAACAAGCAGAAGAGAAGAATACAACCACAGATGGAGACACTTGACTAGTAGTCAAGTGTCTCCTGAGGATGATAAAGAGTGAACCCTCCTGGCCACGGTTGGCAGAGCATTCCAGGTGACTAGTGATGCTGTTTGGCATATGGTCATTAAGCTGGTTTGTGCTGGGCTCAGTGAGTTTGAGATGAGGTTCATGTAATTGGCAGACATTCAGGTGGTCTGTGTTGGGATCAGTGAGTTTGTAATGAGTAATGCAGTTGGGAAACATTCATCGGCGCCATATATGGTCTCTAGACGCCGACACGATCGCTCACTGTGCCCTTAGACTTTTTTTAGACAATGAGTTCGTGATTGGCAAACATTCATCTGTCTATATCTGATATCTAGACACTGACAAGATCGCTCACTCTGCCCGCGGAGCGCTTCTGTTTGGGAGATGTTCATCAAGGTGTTTGTGTTGTAGAGACAATGAGTTCGTAACTGGCAAACAGTCTTCTACAATTTACAATTTCTGGTCTTTTACAAGATCGCCCACTTTGCCGACGGAGCGCTTCTGCTGACAGCTCTTTCCAGAGTTCCTGAGGCTTTTTCTCTGTTTCGAACCGACAGTTTGCAGGACTGTGACAGGTGGGTAGCTCATCATCTGtggttttctcttcttttcttccGCTTCAGTCTTGCTCTTTCCATGTAAGCAACTATGGCAAGACATATGTTGTCAGATGTTTcatgtgaagaaaatgtttgaatgtcttTAGCTCAATCTTTACCATGGTGTGTGATTTTACCAAATTCATTTTGCAGTGTACTTTGAATCAAAAATACTTGATGTATAATTGTCCTCATTTATGTCAAGTAGTTTATACATAAAGTTAGCCATTAAAACTGTTTTCCTGATTTCCGGACTCCACTATAgcaaacattttttctgtgtgtCGTGATACAGCGCTGTATTTTAAGCATCAGGATCGGCGGATGGTTGAAGGTCCGTGACAACCtacattgttgccatggcaactactTGGGAGTACATTGTCGCTGTCACCAATGGAAGTAAGTTTATGTTTCTGACTCATCTGTTTTCTTGAACCGTCGTACTTAATACTAGTATCATCAAGTTAATCAAGAGTGCCATAAAATACAGTTTGTTCAGAATGCCTGGATATTTACTATTTAACttgtcaacttgaagtcaatcaatcattcgcaggcatcagtgtctgatgcatggcggctgcagacatgcatagggctcgccaggctggtctgctctcggcaaagaccctccagttgtttctggtgactcccagcccctggagcgtgttgaagatctggtcttcccatcttcctctagggcgacctctaggtcgcttccatGACGGGTTAGGTACCGAAGTACTGAAGTAAAATATGTAATGCCatgatttctttgtctgtatgAAAATAGTGAATTCCAATCTATTGGATCAAGTAAAACTAGATCTAGCTAAGAAGAAAACTTAAAATCTCCTGTTTAGAAGTTAATACTTATTGGTGTTAAAAACAGATTGTTATCACTGCACTGGCATTGAAAACTACACATTGTAACCCACAGTCATCATCCTGGGGACCGTTGTTGGTGGCCTCCTCACCATACTCGCCATCTGCACTCGCCCGGCCCTACGGAAACTGGTCAACGTGCCTCTGGTCAGCCTCAGCTGTGCAGATATCCTCTTCGCCACCTTATATACCCCCTTCTGGATCCAGCAAATCCTATACCCCCATTGGGAGCCCCCAGCAGCCCTGTGCTGGCTTATAGGCTATGCCTCTCCAGTGCTGTGGGGGGTATCGATAAGCCACATGTTGTGTATCGCTCTTCAGCGTTACTTCATGGTCTGTACCAACAGTACACGTCTGAAGTCCACACGTACCCTAGTCATCATGCTCTTGCTCACATGGTTGGTCCCCATTGTTTCATTTTTGCCTCTTTACGTCGGTGAAGAAGTAAAAATGGACCCGAAACTGAAACGGTGTGCGATGGGAAATTCTGACAAACTCTGGGCAAAGATTCCCGCGGCCGTTTTAAACTTCATCGTCACGTACATTGCTGCCCTCGCCGTTTACATCCTCATCCAAAACCATGTGAGGAAGAGTAAGAAACGTGTCCAAGCTAATAATCATAACACACCGGGTCCTTCAAACCATTTGGCAGTGAAGTACTCACGGGGGGAGGGTGGCGACGCAGCCCCTTCCACCAGCACGGCAACTGCCAGGGTGACAGAGCCTTTAAGAAACCTAGAGGGTGTCGAGTGTGTGGGCGATGAAAATTCCCCCTCTAGTGAAGACGGACAGAAAGGCAATGACCTCATAGAGCCTGGTAAACCCAGAGGCACCATGAACCTGGTCGCTAAAGCGTCCGGCACAGGTGAACAAGCACAGGGCAAAAAGTATTTGTCAAGTGATGAGGAACGAAAAGGCAATGGCCGCAATGAGGCAGGTAAGCCTAAGGGCAC
This genomic window contains:
- the LOC136421463 gene encoding muscarinic acetylcholine receptor M2-like, encoding MTTTGEYIIVVTNGANPIPPLGASSSIVLAYRLCLSRAVGVKYSRGEGGGAAPSTSTTTARVTEPLRNLEGVEWVGDENSSSSEDDQKGNDFIEPDKPKGTMNLIAKASGTGKQQQGKKYLSNNEERKGNGHNEPGKPKGTMTASGTAKQQQGKESLSSDRIESDKVKGIRLTVATVSDQAGKNNPQRHVVLPGNSSQNSTVSAAERQITKMMMTLFAVYTLCCMPITIMVIFSSKVPAEAFTVGQILATLNGALNPIVYGMMNKNIRRGYKHIWDRVLQFIASFCRPH
- the LOC136421465 gene encoding G-protein coupled receptor 84-like, producing MATTWEYIVAVTNGIIILGTVVGGLLTILAICTRPALRKLVNVPLVSLSCADILFATLYTPFWIQQILYPHWEPPAALCWLIGYASPVLWGVSISHMLCIALQRYFMVCTNSTRLKSTRTLVIMLLLTWLVPIVSFLPLYVGEEVKMDPKLKRCAMGNSDKLWAKIPAAVLNFIVTYIAALAVYILIQNHVRKSKKRVQANNHNTPGPSNHLAVKYSRGEGGDAAPSTSTATARVTEPLRNLEGVECVGDENSPSSEDGQKGNDLIEPGKPRGTMNLVAKASGTGEQAQGKKYLSSDEERKGNGRNEAGKPKGTMILVATSSGTAKQQQGKESISSDRTESDKVKVIPLTVATVASDQTGKNNRQGYVVPPGNSSQNSTVSAAERQITKMMMTLFAVYTICCMPGTLMVIFSSKVPAEAFTVGQILAALNGALNPIVYGAMNKNIRRGYKHIWDRVLDFITSFCRPH